One genomic window of Numida meleagris isolate 19003 breed g44 Domestic line chromosome 1, NumMel1.0, whole genome shotgun sequence includes the following:
- the NDUFA12 gene encoding NADH dehydrogenase [ubiquinone] 1 alpha subcomplex subunit 12, whose amino-acid sequence MPYPGQAGQSFRNTSSPTTGVQQPALHQHPAPLSSATRREDGGQPHSAPPRAHQSQRGAVPRPEPLWRRPKMAEYVQVVKRAFKHLGGHGGVRGAVLQLLRVNDLKTGTLVGVDKYGNKYYEDRRNFFGRHRWVVYTTEMNGKNTFWEVDGSMVPPEWHRWLHSMTDDPPTTHPPVARKFIWENHKFNLSGTPEQYVPYSTTRKKIHEWIPPTTPSK is encoded by the exons ATGCCCTATCCTGGCCAGGCAGGACAGAGCTTTCGGAATACATCCTCGCCCACAACCGGGGtccagcagcctgccctgcaccaACACCCCGCCCCACTCAGCTCGGCGACCCGCCGGGAAGATGGCGGGCAGCCACACAGCGCCCCGCCCCGGGCGCACCAATCCCAGCGCGGGGCGGTGCCGAGGCCGGAGCCGCTGTGGCGCCGTCCCAAGATGGCGGAGTACGTGCAGGTGGTGAAGCGGGCGTTCAAGCACCTCGGTGGCCACGGCGGCGTCCGCGGCGCCGTCTTACAGCTGCTGAG GGTCAATGATTTGAAGACTGGTACGCTGGTAGGAGTTGACAAATACGGAAACAAGTACtatgaagacagaagaaacttCTTTG GTCGACACAGATGGGTTGTATATACTACTGAAATGAatggcaaaaatacattttgggAAGTTGATGGAAGCATGGTGCCCCCCGAATG gcaTCGCTGGCTTCACTCAATGACGGATGACCCTCCAACTACTCATCCTCCAGTTGCTCGTAAATTTATCTGGGAGAACCATAAGTTCAACCTGAGTGGTACTCCTGAGCAGTACGTCCCTTACTCTACCACGCGCAAGAAGATACACGAGTGGATCCCACCTACAACACCTAGCAAATAA